The following is a genomic window from Aminivibrio sp..
CTGACCGCCCGAAGCCAGAAGTTCCTCGAGAGGGCGAGCCGTTCCCGTCCGGCGCGGACCTCCCCGAGGGCGCGGACGGAGAGAACGGCCAGCCTCATGCTGCCGGCGGCCACGAGACCCAGGACCGCCACGGCCACGAGCGTCTCGACAAGGGTGAAGCCCCGTTTCCTTCCCCGTCCCATGGGGTCCTTCACCGGATGGTGTACTTCAGGGAAACGGGAGCGCCGCCCCTGAGGACCTGCACGTCGAAGGCACTTCCTCCCATGAGGGAGTTGATGACGTTCACCACGTCCCCCATGTTCCGGATCTCCAGCCCGTTGACCGACTGGATCACGTCGCCCTTCTCCACCCCCACGGACTTCAGGAAGCTGTTCCTGTCCACCCACTGCACTTCCACGCCCAATGTCCTGTCGCCGTCGAATTTCGGCCTGAGCCGGAATTTTTTCATCTCGTCCAGGGGATTCATGAGCAGGTTGTCCACCGTTTCCCTGGGAATTGACCCCTGCTGCCCGGGCCGGGCCGCCGTGACTCCCGGGCCGGGCATGTTCAGAACCGGAGGAGAAGACGGCGGCGCGGACGCCCTGGAGGACGTGTGGCCGCTGTACCGGAGGAAGACGTTCACCACCGTTCCGCCTTTTCTGAGGACCACCCTGTCCTCGCCGACCTCGCTCAGTTCATAGCCCTTCACCTGCCGGCCCTGGAGAAAGACGGACTGTTTCCCCCCCTCGTCGATCCAGACCGCGATCCCCGGCAACGTACCGGCGAGGCGGATGCCCTCCAGCTCGTACAGCTCACTCACGGTGATTTCCGTCTCCTGCGCCTTCGCCGAAGCCGCCGCGGGAGAGGGCGGGGGCGCCCCGAAGGGGTCCCCGGCGGCAAAATCCCCCAGGGACGGGGCCTGCTCTTTTTCCGCCGGAAGCGGAGACAGCGCTCCTCTGCCCGATATTTTTCCAGTCTCTTCCACGGACAGGAGAAACAGCCGTTCCTCCACCATTCCGGCCGCCCAGTATCCTGCCATGGCGGAGAAAAGGGCCGCCCCGAGAAGGGGAAGGACCAACCGCGCTCCTCCCCGGAGAAGGTCGTCAATTCGTGCCATGGGGGTTTCTTCCTCCCCTCTTCAGGATCCAGGTTCCGGGTTTTTCCTGCCTCAGGTGAAGGAGGGGCCGGAGGAGTTCCATCAGGGCCGCCCGCTCTCCTCCGATGGCGAGATCGGCCTCATCAAGGGCAAAACCCCTGGATGAAAGGACCGCCGTCCCGGAAACGTCAAGCTCCCCGGAAGTCCTGAATTCCAGCACCTCGATTCTTTCGGACCGAAAGACCAGCCTGGCCTCGACCGCAGCGAGAAAGAGGGGCTGCTCCCCCGGAAGGGGAAGATTCACCGATACCCTCTCGAGCCGGAGCCCGGCCGCCGGGGCAAGAGCGGCCACGGTGTCCGACGGCGAAAAGACGACCGTCACCCGGCCGGCCTCTCCTGAGAGGAGAGGGGACCGGAGCCGGACATTGAGGAGTACCGCCCCTGGAGGAAGGCGTCCCTCTGCGGATACTGAAGAAGCGTCAAGAAAAAAACCCTTTTCCGACGCTGCCCGGACGGCCCTGCTCCAGGCCGCCTCCGTTCCTGCCCCGAAGGGGAAGAATGCCAGGAAGGACGCCCCGAACACCGCCGCCGAGAAAAGGAGAAACAGGACCGCCCTTCCGGCTTTCATGGCCCCTGCCTCCCGAGAAGGAGCACCGCGGTGATGGTCCGCCCCGGGGCCCCTTCCGGCGAAGGGCTCCGGACCGCCCGGAGGTCGGCGGAGAAGGAATAGATGCCCCTCCGCTCCGTCTCCTGGAGGAAACGGGCCAGGCTCTCCGAGGACAGGCCCTCCAGCGTCACGGAGACGGCGCTGCCACCCCCCCGTCCCGTGGTGCTGCTCAGGCTCAGCATGTTCGACCGGAGGCCGAGAGAGGCCACGGCGTTGGAAACGGCGGTGAGGAGATCCTCCTCGCCGTCGGCGGGAAGGGGAATCCGTCCTGTCCCCGCTGCCTGCCGGAGCACCCGGTATTCCCCGATCACTGCGGCAAGGTCGTCAAACCGTTTTTTCTGGAGCTCTCTCCTCGCCCGAAGGTCCCTGCCGTCGCTCCAGAGGGAGAAGGCCGCCCCCCAGGCGAGAAGGGCCAGGAGCAGCAGGAGAAGGGTCCGGTGCTCCACCCCGGGACCGCTGTCGTCCTTTCCCAGGAGGGAGGGCAAGGAGGCGGACAGGAAGCGTTTCACGGCTTTTCCCTCCTCAGGGACAGGGAAAATCTCAATCCTCCGCCCGGGATCTGCTGGATGTCCCCCAGAGATGCCCTGAACCCCCGGGAATCGGCCGCCGTCCGGAGGGCCTGGATGGCTTCCATTGTCCGGGCCGTCCCTGTCAGCTCGGCACTCTCGCCGGTGTAGCGCATCCGGTCGAGGACCGGGAAGCCGGATTTCCTCCCCCCGTCTCCGCCGGTCCACACCCTTCCGAGATGACCGAGAAAGAGGGAGAGAGAACTGTCGTCCCCTCCGCTTCCCCGAAGTTCCGCCAGCTTGCCCCGTGCCTGGGAGAGAGGGTCCACGATTCGCTCCGACGGACCGGCGATCTCCCGGTAGAGGGCCGCCGCCTCGGCTGAAAGCCTCTCCAGGGAAGAACGGACCTGCAGGGAAAGGGAGAACTGAACGGCGCAAAAGACCGCCCCGAGAAAAGCGGCGGCGGCGGAAAAGTTCCTGAGGACCCGGGCCGTTCTCTCCCGGGCGAGAGTGGCTTTCAGGGCGGGCCGGGAAATGTTCACGGAAAGAAAGGCCGGGAAACGGGCCGCAGTCTGTCGGGCTGCCTCAAGGAGCTCGCCGGGGGATGTCCCTGTCCAGACCGAAGCGGCAAGATCCTCGCGGCCGGAAGCAAGGGCGAATTCTCTGCAGAGACGAACATCCCTGTCCATGCCGTCCCCCTCTTCAGGACCCGGTGCTCCGTCTTCCTCACTGCCGCACCTGCAGAAGAGGGGAACGCCTCCGGCAAATACCGCCGAGGCGGTAACACCCATCCCGCGGAAAACGGTGATCCCTTCGCCGTCCACCATGGAAGCCAGGGCCAGGGGGAGGGGCCAGCAGATGTTTCCCCGCAGGGGAACCCCGTCCCCGTCTCCGGGTACCTCGGAGGCCGCCACACACCATGCGGCTCCCTCGGCTCCTCCGCCTCCGACGCCGGAGATCCACGGGATGATGTCCACGGCCTCCTCCCCGGAAAGCAGCGGGCTGAATCTGAGGGAGAGGGCGCCGCGCACGTCCTTCAGCGAGCGGAAGGGAAAGGAAAAAGGGTGCGCCGAGAGGGTACGGAAGGGGTACAGGACAAGGGCGCCCCGGGAAGGAATGCTGTTCCCGGCACTCTTTTCTCCGGAAGGGTTGCCGCCGTTTTCAAGGAGGCGAAATCCGTCCCTGGTCTTGAGGAAAAACGAGGAAATCTGCCGTCTGGTAATTTACGGTTCCTCCCATCGGACCGTGTCGGTCACCGCGCCTTTTCGTTCCAGTATAACCTCCAGCGGGGTCTTTTGACCATCGGCAAACTCAACGAGAAAGGACACCCTGAAATGGCTGCTCGTAAAGGAGATCACGTTCATGAGCCGCGCCCTGGCCGATGCCGGAAAGGACGGCACGGAGGACAGGTCCTCCATGGAGGCGAAAACCCTGGCTTCCCTCGCCCGGACCAGGTCGGCGGCGATGTTCCCGTCCAGGCCGTCCAGAAGGGCCAGCACCTCCGGGAGAGCCGTGTTGGCGTTGATCTTTCCGTCTGACCGGAGGGTGACCAGGGGGGCGATCCCGGGGCGGGTTTCCGTTCCGTAGAGAATGTCCGCCGTCATTCCGGGAACAAAAAGCAGCTCTTCCAGTGAAAGGAGGGGCCTGTTCAGGTACCCGTTCCGCTCGCCTCCGCCGAGGCGGGGCTCCCCGTCTCCGTCGAGGAAGTCCAGCACCACGGCCTCGAGATTTTCCGCCCCGGCCTGCCGCCACAGCCTTCTCCACGGTCCCGCCAGCTCGGATCTCACCGTTCTCCCGTCGGGAAGGAAGAGCCCGTTCAGCGGGAAGCGGTCGTTCAGGGGAGTGACGGCCATTTCCAGCGTCACGCCCGCTTCGGGAAACTCGAGGGTCCGGAGAGAGAAGATATCGTCCCCCGGAGCGTGAGCCTTTCCCGGGTGAAGCCCGATCAGGGCCTTCGCCGCTGGGAGAGCGGCCTCGCAGACCATCCTGGCCGTGAAAGCCCGCCGCTGTCCGTCAAAGGTTCTCACGGATCTCCTGGCGAAGACGGCGAATCCGGTGGAGGCCGCCAGCAGGAAGAGGGACACCAGGAGGACCGAGAGGAGGACGAGCCCCTTTCGTTTTTTCCGGACCGGTCTATTCGGGAGGAAGCCAGTCCTCACGGAGGAACGCCTCCTTTCCTGCCCTGGCCTCGAACCGGACGCCCCTCGGCCTCGGGCCTTCATAGTCATCGCCCCATTCGCCCGTTTCCGCGGAGAGAATGGATACCCTCAGAAAATCCGCGCCGGGAACAATGAGTCTGCCTCCGGCAGGGTCCAGGTTCTCCCAGTCCACCGCCCCCGGGGACGCCAGGGGAAGGATCCAGCGATATACCCCCGGAGCCCCGTCCCTGCCCGCTCCGGGGCGGAACACCTTCCATGCCCGGACTCCCGGCTCCCCGCCGTAGTCGCTCCAGAAGGCAACCCGGTCGTCAGCCAGGCCTCCCAGGACATCCTTCCGGACGGCCACGACCGCCGGTCCGCCCGGGAACGAGCGGGGAGAGAGACGCATCTCTGCGGCGATCCGTCCCAGGAGATAGTCCGAAACCTGTTCCTTCGCCGTCTCCGCCCTCGCGTTCTCCAGCCCCCTGACAAGAACCACCGACGGGGCAAAGGCCAGGGCGGCGATGAGACCGAAAAGGGCGAGGACCACCAGGACTTCAGCCAGGGTGAATCCCCGGGGCCGGAAAAAACGGCGGGAGGGGATCAGTCGGGAAACCATGAGAGGGTGTACTTTTTCAGAAAGCCCACGGGATGGTAGGACATCTTCGCCACGCGCATTCCCTCGTCGCCCAGGTCCTCCTCCCGGTTCACCGTGGTGAAGGAAGAGGCTGTGTTCTGGAGAAACATGCGGTTGATGGCCTGGTAGGCCCCGTTATAGGAGGGCAGGGCCTTTTCGAAATGGATCATCACCGTGTCGCCCGGAATGGCCTCGGCGATGGTGTAGGCGGCCGGCATTCCGTCCACCTCGAGAAGCCCGCCGAGAAGTCCCGGGATGTTCCGCCATTCCCTGACCATTTCCTCCACTGCCCCGTTCTCCCGGAGAAGGGCGGGGGATTCGGGGCGTTCAGCGAGCCATAGTTTCTGGGCCTCCAGGACGGACTCACCGTCGTCGGGGCCCAGGGAACGGTACACGAAGGCATAGTTTTTCACGAACTGGCGTATGTGGCTCCGCTTTCTGGAAAAGCGGTTGCCCTTCAGGGCGATGAGGTCCCGGACGGAATGAAGGTATTCCCACTGGGAACGGACTTCCCGGGCGACGATCCTGTCCCGGAAAAGCTCGGTCAGTACCCTTGCGAGGCCGTCCGGGGCATAGGAAAATTCGGCCCTTTCGGGAAACAGTTCGGGGAGAATCCTCCGCCAGTCCGCCGATTCCCAGGGACCCACGGGGGCCCACAGGGTCCCCGAAGCGGTGCGTATCCAGCACAGGCCCTCCCGGAAGGCCCAGGAGAAGCCGAAGATGTTCCGCCAGGCCCAGAGGCTGCCGAAGGAATAGTAGGATGACCGCCTGGGGCAGGCTTCGTAGAGCTGTCTGTAGTGTTCCGCTTTGTCCAGGGAGAGGGGTTCGAAGAGAAGGCCCATGAACACCATCGTCCTTTCCTTGTTCGCCGGTAATGCCGGTGTTTTCGGCTCATTCTACCAGACCCGGGCGGAAATGGAAGAAAAAAGCCCCTGTCCGGGAGGGAAGGGGCTGAAAGGTGTCTGTGATGCTTTTCCTTACCCGAGGCCGAGAAGACGGCCTCCCTGGTAGACGAGAACCGCGCCGCCGTAACCTACGAGGGTGGTGTAGGCGATCATGAAGAAGGTCCACTTCCAGCTTCCCGTCTCTCGTTTGAAGGCCGCCACCGCCGCCACGCAGGGGACATAGAGCAGGGTCATCACGAGGAAGGCATAGGCGGAGAGAGGGGTGAAGAGAGACGGAAGGGCTGCCGTGAGCCCGGCCTCCCCGGCGCCGAGCAGGGCGCCGAAGGTTCCCACCACCACTTCCTTGGCCAGGAATCCGAAGAAGAGGGCCACCGCCGCCTGCCAGAAGCCGAACCCAGCGGGCCCGAACAGCGGAGCGAGCGCTTTCCCTATGCTCCCCACCAGGCTGTCTTCGGAGCCGTACTCCACGCCCCGGGGGAGGCTCGCCAGAACCCACACGGCCACTACCGAGAGGAGGATGAAGGTTCCCGCTTTCTGCAGGAAGAGGAATCCCCGCTCCCAGGCATGCCGGAGCACCATCCCCGCCGAAGGTATGTGGTAGGGGGGCAGCTCCATGACAAGCTGGGACGATTCTCCCTTGAAAAGGGTGCTCCCCAGGATCTTGGCAGCTCCGATGGCCACCACGATCCCCAGGATGTAGAGGGAGAAGACGGCCGTTCCTGCGTGAGCGCCGAAGAAGGCCCCCGAGAAGAGAACGAACACCGGAAGACGGGCCGAGCAGCTCATGAAGGGAAGGATGAGCAGGGTGATCATCCTGTCCCTGGGCCGTTCGAGGATCCTGGTGGCCATCATGGAGGGCACGTTGCACCCGAAGCCCATGAGCATGGGAATGAAACTCTTGCCGTGGAGCCCCATGAGATGCATGATCCTGTCCATGACGAAGGCGCCCCTGGCCATGTACCCCGAGTCCTCGAGGACGGCGATGAAGGCGAAGAGGATAAAGATGTGGGGGAAGAACACCACCACGGATCCCACGCCCCCGATGAGGCCGTCCTGAATGAAGGAGACCAGGATATCGGACAGCCCCGCAGTCGCCAGAAATGCGGCCGATCGCTCGCCGAGGGACTCGAAGAGCCCTTCGAATATCTCCACCAGGGGATCTCCCAGGGCATAGGTGAGCCTGAAGACTGCCCATGTCACCAGGAAGAACAGGGGGAGGCCGAGAGTCCTCGACGTCACCACCCTGTCGATCCTGTCGGAGAGGGAGAGCCGGGTCTTCAGGGAGAGGTCCCGGGTCACCGCCTCTGCGGTCACGCCCGAGACGAAGCCCCACCGCCGCTCGATCACCGCCGTCTGGAGGTCGTAGCCCAGGGATGCCTCCACAGAGGCTCCTTCGCGTGAAAGAATGGCCTCCAGTTCGCGGCGGATTCCTGCGGTCTCCGCCGCCGCGAGAACAGCGGGGTCCCCTTCGGTGAACTTCACCGCCGCAGTGCGGGCAGGAAGCCCCGGGATCAGGTCCGGCTTCGATGAGAGAAACGCCTCCATACGGTCGAAAAGAGGGGCAAGCCGCTCGCCGTAGGGCAGCGAAAAGGAATTCGGAGGCGCCGTTCTGTTCTTCAGCTCCTCGAACACCCTCTTCTTGAGGTCTTCGATTCCCTCCTTCCGGCGGGCCACAGTAGGAACCACCGGAATGCCGAGGAGGGACGACAGCTTCTCCACGTCGATGGTAATCCCCTTTTCCGCCGCCGTGTCCATCATGTTCAGGGCAAGCACCAGGGGCGTCCCCATCTCCAGCATCTGCACGGCGAGGTAGAGGCTTCTCTCCAGGTTGGAACCGTCGGCCACGACAATGGCCAGGTCGGGCCTGCTCCGGAGAAGGAAGTCCGCAGCGATCTCCTCGTCGAGGGATGCGGCGCCGAGGCTGTAGATCCCGGGAAGGTCAACGACCTTCACCTCGCCGTCGCCTGTCCGGAACCGGCCCTCCTTCCGCTCCACCGTGACCCCGGGCCAGTTCCCCACGTGCTGGTTCGACCCGGTCAGGGCGTTGAACAGGCTCGTCTTGCCCGTGTTGGGGTTTCCCGTAAGGGCTACCGTGTAGCCCATCACCTGCACCCCCCGCCGCATCCAGCGCAGCCCTTCGGGCGGATGAACACGGCGTCGGCCTCGTCGACCCTCAGGCTGAGCTCGTATCCCCTGAACCACACGGATACGGGATCGTTCAGAGGAGCCTTCCGCTCCACCCGAATCTCGGTGCCGGGGACAAGCCCCATTTCA
Proteins encoded in this region:
- the gspC gene encoding type II secretion system protein GspC; this translates as MARIDDLLRGGARLVLPLLGAALFSAMAGYWAAGMVEERLFLLSVEETGKISGRGALSPLPAEKEQAPSLGDFAAGDPFGAPPPSPAAASAKAQETEITVSELYELEGIRLAGTLPGIAVWIDEGGKQSVFLQGRQVKGYELSEVGEDRVVLRKGGTVVNVFLRYSGHTSSRASAPPSSPPVLNMPGPGVTAARPGQQGSIPRETVDNLLMNPLDEMKKFRLRPKFDGDRTLGVEVQWVDRNSFLKSVGVEKGDVIQSVNGLEIRNMGDVVNVINSLMGGSAFDVQVLRGGAPVSLKYTIR
- the gspN gene encoding type II secretion system protein GspN: MKAGRAVLFLLFSAAVFGASFLAFFPFGAGTEAAWSRAVRAASEKGFFLDASSVSAEGRLPPGAVLLNVRLRSPLLSGEAGRVTVVFSPSDTVAALAPAAGLRLERVSVNLPLPGEQPLFLAAVEARLVFRSERIEVLEFRTSGELDVSGTAVLSSRGFALDEADLAIGGERAALMELLRPLLHLRQEKPGTWILKRGGRNPHGTN
- the gspM gene encoding type II secretion system protein GspM → MKRFLSASLPSLLGKDDSGPGVEHRTLLLLLLALLAWGAAFSLWSDGRDLRARRELQKKRFDDLAAVIGEYRVLRQAAGTGRIPLPADGEEDLLTAVSNAVASLGLRSNMLSLSSTTGRGGGSAVSVTLEGLSSESLARFLQETERRGIYSFSADLRAVRSPSPEGAPGRTITAVLLLGRQGP
- the gspL gene encoding type II secretion system protein GspL codes for the protein MTRRQISSFFLKTRDGFRLLENGGNPSGEKSAGNSIPSRGALVLYPFRTLSAHPFSFPFRSLKDVRGALSLRFSPLLSGEEAVDIIPWISGVGGGGAEGAAWCVAASEVPGDGDGVPLRGNICWPLPLALASMVDGEGITVFRGMGVTASAVFAGGVPLFCRCGSEEDGAPGPEEGDGMDRDVRLCREFALASGREDLAASVWTGTSPGELLEAARQTAARFPAFLSVNISRPALKATLARERTARVLRNFSAAAAFLGAVFCAVQFSLSLQVRSSLERLSAEAAALYREIAGPSERIVDPLSQARGKLAELRGSGGDDSSLSLFLGHLGRVWTGGDGGRKSGFPVLDRMRYTGESAELTGTARTMEAIQALRTAADSRGFRASLGDIQQIPGGGLRFSLSLRREKP
- a CDS encoding type II secretion system protein GspK, which gives rise to MRTGFLPNRPVRKKRKGLVLLSVLLVSLFLLAASTGFAVFARRSVRTFDGQRRAFTARMVCEAALPAAKALIGLHPGKAHAPGDDIFSLRTLEFPEAGVTLEMAVTPLNDRFPLNGLFLPDGRTVRSELAGPWRRLWRQAGAENLEAVVLDFLDGDGEPRLGGGERNGYLNRPLLSLEELLFVPGMTADILYGTETRPGIAPLVTLRSDGKINANTALPEVLALLDGLDGNIAADLVRAREARVFASMEDLSSVPSFPASARARLMNVISFTSSHFRVSFLVEFADGQKTPLEVILERKGAVTDTVRWEEP
- a CDS encoding type II secretion system protein, producing the protein MVSRLIPSRRFFRPRGFTLAEVLVVLALFGLIAALAFAPSVVLVRGLENARAETAKEQVSDYLLGRIAAEMRLSPRSFPGGPAVVAVRKDVLGGLADDRVAFWSDYGGEPGVRAWKVFRPGAGRDGAPGVYRWILPLASPGAVDWENLDPAGGRLIVPGADFLRVSILSAETGEWGDDYEGPRPRGVRFEARAGKEAFLREDWLPPE
- a CDS encoding phosphatidylglycerol lysyltransferase domain-containing protein; translation: MGLLFEPLSLDKAEHYRQLYEACPRRSSYYSFGSLWAWRNIFGFSWAFREGLCWIRTASGTLWAPVGPWESADWRRILPELFPERAEFSYAPDGLARVLTELFRDRIVAREVRSQWEYLHSVRDLIALKGNRFSRKRSHIRQFVKNYAFVYRSLGPDDGESVLEAQKLWLAERPESPALLRENGAVEEMVREWRNIPGLLGGLLEVDGMPAAYTIAEAIPGDTVMIHFEKALPSYNGAYQAINRMFLQNTASSFTTVNREEDLGDEGMRVAKMSYHPVGFLKKYTLSWFPD
- the feoB gene encoding ferrous iron transport protein B; translated protein: MGYTVALTGNPNTGKTSLFNALTGSNQHVGNWPGVTVERKEGRFRTGDGEVKVVDLPGIYSLGAASLDEEIAADFLLRSRPDLAIVVADGSNLERSLYLAVQMLEMGTPLVLALNMMDTAAEKGITIDVEKLSSLLGIPVVPTVARRKEGIEDLKKRVFEELKNRTAPPNSFSLPYGERLAPLFDRMEAFLSSKPDLIPGLPARTAAVKFTEGDPAVLAAAETAGIRRELEAILSREGASVEASLGYDLQTAVIERRWGFVSGVTAEAVTRDLSLKTRLSLSDRIDRVVTSRTLGLPLFFLVTWAVFRLTYALGDPLVEIFEGLFESLGERSAAFLATAGLSDILVSFIQDGLIGGVGSVVVFFPHIFILFAFIAVLEDSGYMARGAFVMDRIMHLMGLHGKSFIPMLMGFGCNVPSMMATRILERPRDRMITLLILPFMSCSARLPVFVLFSGAFFGAHAGTAVFSLYILGIVVAIGAAKILGSTLFKGESSQLVMELPPYHIPSAGMVLRHAWERGFLFLQKAGTFILLSVVAVWVLASLPRGVEYGSEDSLVGSIGKALAPLFGPAGFGFWQAAVALFFGFLAKEVVVGTFGALLGAGEAGLTAALPSLFTPLSAYAFLVMTLLYVPCVAAVAAFKRETGSWKWTFFMIAYTTLVGYGGAVLVYQGGRLLGLG
- a CDS encoding FeoA family protein, with product MGAFGGCCGTVTEKSLSSLAVGEGGVVSKIGGDGGLKRRILEMGLVPGTEIRVERKAPLNDPVSVWFRGYELSLRVDEADAVFIRPKGCAGCGGGCR